The DNA window ATTGGGCCGGTGAAGTACATCTGGAGCCCCGGGGAAAGCGGCCATGAAGAAGACTGTGCTCATCGTTGAGGACAACGAACTCAACATGAAGCTCTTCAACGATCTCCTCGAGGCTCACGGCTATGCGACCTTGAAGACCAGCCACGGCATTGAGGCCATGGAGCTGGCCCGCGCCCACAAGCCGGACCTGATCCTTATGGACATCCAGCTGCCCGAGGTGTCGGGCCTCGAGGTGACCCGCTGGCTTAAGGCCGATGAGGAGCTGAAGTCGATCCCAGTCATCGCCATCACGGCTTTCGCCATGAAGGGGGACGAGGAACGCATCCGGGAAGGGGGCTGCGAAGCCTATATGTCGAAGCCGATCTCAGTGTCCAAGTTCATCGCAACGGTGAAGACCTACCTTGAGGCGGACAGCAAGTCGCCATAAGTAGGCCGAATCCATGGCAGGGTCCAACCCGAAGCTTCAAAACAGGGATTCATCTCCTTGAGATGACTTGGCTTTAAGTTTTTTTGGAAAATGCCGCTTTTTGGCCACACGGGCGCTTGCATCGTTCCATGTTTCCTATACGTTCAGCGCAAGTCTCCGCCTTAGCGCATCGTGCGGGCCTAGAGGGCCGCGCCGGCGAATAGTGGTTCCGGTCCCTCGATTCCACGATGCTCTTCAGCGGAAGTCATGCCCTACGGATGCTCAGGTCCGCCGCATCTCCTGGGAGTTCGGGGGCTCGGCCAGCCTGGGGGCAGATCGTTGCCTCCTCAACGCTGTCCCCGGCTGGCCACCAACTTCATTATCCTGC is part of the Microvirga terrae genome and encodes:
- a CDS encoding response regulator; the protein is MKKTVLIVEDNELNMKLFNDLLEAHGYATLKTSHGIEAMELARAHKPDLILMDIQLPEVSGLEVTRWLKADEELKSIPVIAITAFAMKGDEERIREGGCEAYMSKPISVSKFIATVKTYLEADSKSP